The following proteins are encoded in a genomic region of Longimicrobiales bacterium:
- a CDS encoding universal stress protein, which yields MKINHILVATDLSPEAMSCIPTVADMARDVGARITLLHVVESLEAIPHGSPLAPPLRMSGDPDEAQRARAQLEQRAAAFGADLDVALELVEGGDAAEEITVYAGRNEVDLIAVTTHGRTGFRRLALGSVAEAVIRHSRVPVLVLPLPRD from the coding sequence ATGAAGATCAATCACATCCTGGTCGCAACCGATCTGTCACCGGAGGCGATGAGCTGCATCCCGACCGTTGCGGACATGGCACGCGACGTCGGCGCGCGCATCACGCTGCTCCACGTCGTGGAATCCCTCGAGGCGATCCCCCACGGCTCGCCGCTCGCGCCGCCGCTCCGTATGTCCGGCGATCCGGACGAGGCGCAGCGGGCCCGGGCGCAGCTCGAGCAGCGCGCCGCTGCCTTTGGTGCCGACCTCGATGTGGCCCTCGAGCTCGTCGAGGGCGGCGATGCGGCGGAGGAGATCACCGTGTACGCGGGCCGGAATGAGGTGGACCTGATCGCCGTGACGACACACGGCCGGACCGGCTTCCGGCGGCTGGCCCTGGGAAGCGTGGCCGAGGCGGTGATCCGCCACTCCCGCGTTCCGGTGCTGGTCCTGCCGCTGCCGCGGGACTGA
- the upp gene encoding uracil phosphoribosyltransferase, which translates to MHEFPNLTVLDHPLIQHKLAILRDRDTPKAAFRALVDEIAMLMGYEVTKNLPLEDVDVDTPLERMTARMVSGKKLTLVPILRAGLGMVEGLLRLMPSARVGHIGLYREHDTLQPVDYYFKIPPDAPTRDFIVLDPMLATGGSAAAAVDSLKRNGAGSVRLVCLVAAPEGVRHMLERHPDVHVFTAALDRQLNEQGYILPGLGDAGDRLFGTR; encoded by the coding sequence CTCATCCAGCACAAGCTCGCGATCCTGCGTGACCGCGACACGCCCAAGGCTGCATTTCGCGCGCTCGTCGACGAGATCGCGATGCTGATGGGCTACGAGGTGACCAAGAACCTGCCGCTCGAGGACGTCGACGTCGACACTCCGCTCGAGCGCATGACTGCCCGCATGGTCAGCGGCAAGAAGCTGACGCTCGTGCCGATTCTGCGCGCAGGGCTCGGCATGGTGGAAGGTCTGCTCCGGCTCATGCCGTCTGCGCGCGTCGGCCACATCGGTCTCTATCGCGAGCACGACACCCTGCAGCCGGTCGACTACTACTTCAAGATTCCGCCGGACGCACCCACCCGCGATTTCATCGTGCTCGATCCGATGCTCGCGACCGGCGGCTCGGCGGCCGCTGCCGTCGACTCGCTCAAGCGAAACGGTGCGGGAAGCGTCAGGCTGGTCTGCCTCGTCGCCGCGCCCGAGGGCGTGCGCCACATGCTGGAGCGGCATCCCGACGTGCATGTGTTCACGGCGGCCCTCGACCGCCAGCTCAACGAGCAGGGTTACATCCTGCCGGGCCTCGGCGATGCGGGAGACCGCCTGTTCGGCACGCGCTGA
- the secD gene encoding protein translocase subunit SecD: protein MFGTLKGRLLVILGVMALAAVALWQNGIKLGLDLQGGMHLALEVQDPNGTLTAQQRADYTDQNLEILRNRIDQFGVTEPNIQKIGQDRIIVELPGITDEERAKDVIRQQAFLEWKLVLGSDALVSALPRMDRAVVQALGEEGLRALDEAAATDTAASVGAQQDVRDLLFGQVDSAAGTPGTDTTAADTAAAAQTPLSSLILQGSGDGEFAVAEADVPRVKELLALPGVMNALPRNAELRWGADPYGVEGQALYRPLYVLQTRPFLTGERLEEAIAGRDPMTAETIVQFQLDRRGGRIFEEVTSENLQKRIAIVLDTLVHSAPVVNQRIGANGQITLGQSPMTEAQDLALVLRAGAFAAPLEIIEQRQVGPSLGRDSIDQGILAGIIGISLVVLIMVGYYRVAGMLAVLALSIYVLLVMGGLAGMNATLTAPGIAGLILSIGMAVDANVLIFERIREELALGRTTRVAVDEGFKHAMSAIVDSNLTTLITALILFQVGTGPVRGFAVTLSIGIIASFFTAVFITRTFFLVYLDRKRASDAISI from the coding sequence ATGTTCGGCACGCTGAAAGGCCGACTGCTCGTCATCCTCGGTGTGATGGCGCTGGCCGCCGTTGCGCTGTGGCAGAACGGCATCAAGCTCGGCCTCGACCTCCAGGGCGGTATGCACCTCGCACTCGAGGTGCAGGATCCGAACGGCACGCTGACCGCTCAGCAGCGCGCCGACTACACGGATCAGAACCTCGAAATCCTGCGCAACCGCATCGACCAGTTCGGCGTCACCGAGCCGAACATCCAGAAGATCGGCCAGGACCGCATCATCGTCGAGCTGCCCGGCATCACGGACGAGGAGCGCGCCAAGGACGTCATCCGTCAGCAGGCCTTCCTGGAGTGGAAGCTGGTGCTCGGATCCGATGCCCTGGTGAGCGCGCTGCCGCGGATGGACCGCGCGGTCGTGCAGGCGCTCGGCGAAGAGGGACTGCGCGCGCTCGACGAAGCGGCGGCCACGGACACGGCGGCCAGCGTCGGCGCACAGCAGGATGTTCGCGACCTGCTGTTCGGCCAGGTCGATTCGGCGGCAGGCACGCCTGGCACCGACACAACCGCCGCTGATACTGCCGCTGCCGCGCAGACGCCGCTCAGCAGCCTGATCCTGCAGGGCAGCGGCGACGGCGAGTTCGCCGTGGCCGAGGCCGACGTCCCACGGGTCAAGGAGCTGCTCGCGCTGCCCGGCGTGATGAACGCGCTGCCGCGCAACGCCGAGCTGCGCTGGGGCGCGGACCCGTACGGCGTCGAGGGGCAGGCGCTCTACCGGCCGCTGTACGTGCTGCAGACGCGACCGTTCCTCACCGGTGAGCGGCTGGAGGAGGCGATCGCCGGCCGTGACCCGATGACGGCCGAGACCATCGTGCAGTTCCAGCTGGACCGGCGTGGCGGCCGCATCTTCGAGGAAGTCACTTCCGAGAACCTCCAAAAGCGCATCGCCATCGTGCTGGACACGCTGGTGCACAGCGCACCGGTCGTGAACCAGCGGATCGGCGCGAACGGGCAGATCACACTCGGCCAGTCCCCGATGACCGAGGCGCAGGACCTCGCCCTGGTGCTCCGGGCCGGTGCGTTCGCGGCTCCGCTCGAGATCATCGAGCAGCGCCAGGTCGGCCCGTCGCTCGGCCGCGACTCCATCGACCAGGGGATCCTCGCCGGTATCATCGGGATCAGCCTGGTCGTGCTCATCATGGTCGGCTACTACCGGGTCGCGGGCATGCTTGCGGTCCTCGCGCTGAGCATTTATGTGCTGCTCGTCATGGGCGGGCTCGCCGGGATGAACGCGACCCTGACCGCACCCGGCATCGCGGGGCTCATCCTGTCCATCGGAATGGCGGTTGACGCGAACGTGCTGATCTTCGAGCGCATCCGTGAAGAGCTGGCGCTCGGGCGTACCACGCGCGTTGCGGTCGATGAGGGCTTCAAGCACGCAATGTCCGCGATCGTCGACTCCAACCTGACGACGCTGATCACTGCGCTCATCCTCTTCCAGGTGGGGACCGGTCCGGTACGCGGGTTTGCCGTCACGCTGTCGATCGGCATCATTGCGTCGTTCTTCACGGCAGTGTTCATCACGCGCACCTTCTTCCTGGTGTACCTGGATCGCAAGCGCGCGAGCGACGCGATCAGCATCTAG
- a CDS encoding response regulator, with product MTAAQATILLAEDEYAVRALCSRVLQAAGYHVIEAADGAQAVELATRHAAQIDLVVTDVVMPGMSGREAADAICALRPETRVLYMSGYTDDDILRHGVLRGLVAFLPKPFTPDVLLARVQELLDA from the coding sequence ATGACGGCAGCGCAAGCGACGATCCTGCTCGCCGAGGACGAGTACGCGGTGCGGGCCCTCTGCTCGCGCGTGCTTCAAGCGGCCGGTTACCACGTGATCGAGGCGGCTGACGGTGCGCAGGCGGTGGAGCTGGCGACGCGCCACGCGGCGCAGATCGACCTGGTCGTCACGGACGTGGTGATGCCCGGCATGAGCGGGCGGGAGGCCGCAGACGCGATCTGTGCGCTGCGCCCCGAAACGCGCGTGCTGTACATGTCCGGTTACACCGATGACGACATCCTGCGGCACGGCGTGCTGCGCGGGCTGGTGGCCTTTCTCCCCAAGCCATTCACGCCCGACGTCCTGCTGGCGCGCGTGCAGGAACTGCTCGACGCGTAG